One genomic segment of Agromyces intestinalis includes these proteins:
- a CDS encoding co-chaperone YbbN, translated as MTNANEPAAALRGAVDLSSLAARAAAPADGAAAPQVATDALVRETDDSGFAPILELSRTVPVVVALWASWSEASGQLVDTLAGLVRARGGALVLAAADADRSPQLVQALQVQAIPTVVALVAGQPVPLFQGVQPDDVIDQVFDQLLQLAAQHGVTGRVADGDGEPGAVPEPEEPPLPPLHQEAFDAISRGDFAAAQQAYRTAIAQDPRDALAVAGLAQANLLGRLQGKTLDEIRNTAAANPGDLDAQLDVADLDLSGGHVDDAFARLLDLFPSLDQPGRDRVRERLVELFEVVGTDDERVAAARRRLANLLY; from the coding sequence GTGACCAACGCCAACGAACCCGCCGCGGCCCTGCGTGGCGCCGTCGACCTCTCCTCGCTCGCCGCGCGTGCGGCGGCTCCTGCTGACGGGGCCGCTGCGCCGCAGGTCGCCACCGACGCGCTCGTGCGCGAGACGGATGACTCGGGCTTCGCGCCGATCCTCGAGCTGTCTCGCACCGTGCCCGTCGTGGTCGCCCTGTGGGCGTCGTGGAGCGAGGCATCCGGTCAGCTCGTCGACACCCTCGCTGGTCTCGTGCGCGCCCGAGGCGGCGCGCTCGTGCTGGCCGCCGCCGACGCCGACCGCAGCCCCCAACTCGTGCAGGCGCTGCAGGTGCAGGCGATCCCCACGGTCGTCGCGCTCGTGGCCGGTCAGCCGGTGCCGCTGTTCCAGGGCGTGCAGCCCGACGACGTCATCGACCAGGTGTTCGATCAGCTGCTGCAGCTCGCCGCGCAGCACGGCGTGACCGGGCGCGTCGCCGACGGCGACGGTGAGCCGGGCGCCGTACCCGAACCCGAGGAGCCGCCGCTGCCGCCGCTGCACCAAGAGGCGTTCGATGCGATCTCGCGGGGCGACTTCGCCGCAGCCCAGCAGGCGTACCGCACCGCGATCGCGCAAGACCCGCGCGATGCGCTCGCGGTCGCCGGACTCGCACAGGCGAACCTGCTCGGGCGCCTGCAGGGCAAGACGCTCGACGAGATCCGCAATACCGCCGCGGCGAACCCGGGTGACCTCGATGCGCAGCTCGACGTCGCCGACCTCGACCTGTCGGGCGGGCACGTCGACGACGCGTTCGCGCGCCTGCTCGACCTGTTCCCGAGCCTCGACCAGCCCGGTCGCGATCGGGTGCGCGAGCGGCTCGTCGAGCTGTTCGAGGTGGTGGGCACCGACGACGAGCGCGTCGCCGCCGCGCGCCGCCGGCTCGCGAACCTGCTGTACTGA
- the glgB gene encoding 1,4-alpha-glucan branching protein GlgB yields the protein MTDQTAPAAPPITGEVLAAVGEGRHSDPHSVLGQHGFEVPGDGRTHTVIRVRRPLAASVDALLADGTELPLEHVGWGVWVGAGRFGPTDYRVRSRYDDGPEWVSDDPYRFMPTIGELDLHLIIEGRHEQLWKVLGAHHRDHWGVSASVAGTSFTVWAPRATAARVVGDFNDWDGTGHAMRSMGASGVWELFVPALAPGAVYKFQLRTASGDWIEKADPMARRAEVAPATASIVDESVHDWNDGEWMRRRSETNPHTRPMSIYELHLGSWRPGRGYRDVADELIEYLHWLGYTHVEFLPLAEHPFGGSWGYQVTGYYAATSRFGSPDDLRYLIDRLHQAGIGVIMDWVPGHFPKDAWALARFDGEALYEHPDPRRGEQKDWGTHVFDFGNPRVRNFLVANALFWFEEFHVDGLRVDAVASMLYLDYSREPGEWLPNVYGGREHLEAIGFLQEATATAYKRNAGIVMIAEESTSWPGVTAPTSSGGLGFGYKWNMGWMHDTLEYIQNDPMYRSYHHHDLTFSFLYAFSEHFVLPISHDEVVHGKGSLVHKMPGDHWQQLANTRAYLAYMWAHPGKQLLFMGQEFGQLSEWSEERGLDWWMLDQPSHRQLAEFVGALNRTYRDLPQLWELDDDSDGFEWVEGGAAQANVIAFLRYDRARTPLLCIVNFAGMPHEGFRLGVPAAGRWIEILNSDATEFGGSGVGNLGAVEATDAPWAGRAASATFTLPPLGAVWFRFEG from the coding sequence GTGACTGACCAGACCGCGCCCGCCGCTCCCCCGATCACCGGGGAGGTGCTCGCCGCGGTCGGCGAGGGCCGGCACTCCGACCCGCACTCCGTGCTCGGCCAGCACGGCTTCGAGGTGCCCGGCGACGGGCGCACGCACACCGTCATCCGCGTGCGCCGGCCGCTCGCCGCCTCGGTCGACGCACTGCTCGCCGACGGCACCGAGCTGCCGCTCGAGCACGTGGGGTGGGGTGTCTGGGTCGGCGCCGGGCGGTTCGGCCCGACCGACTACCGAGTGCGGTCGCGCTACGACGATGGACCCGAGTGGGTGAGCGATGACCCGTACCGGTTCATGCCGACGATCGGCGAACTCGACCTGCACCTCATCATCGAGGGCCGGCACGAACAGCTCTGGAAGGTACTCGGCGCGCACCACCGCGACCATTGGGGCGTCTCCGCGTCGGTCGCCGGCACTTCCTTCACCGTCTGGGCGCCGCGCGCGACCGCGGCGCGGGTGGTCGGCGACTTCAACGACTGGGACGGCACCGGCCACGCCATGCGCAGCATGGGCGCGAGCGGGGTGTGGGAGCTGTTCGTGCCTGCGCTCGCCCCCGGTGCGGTGTACAAGTTCCAGCTGCGCACCGCGTCAGGCGACTGGATCGAGAAGGCCGACCCCATGGCCCGCCGGGCCGAGGTCGCACCCGCGACCGCCTCCATCGTCGACGAGAGCGTCCACGACTGGAACGACGGCGAGTGGATGCGCCGGCGCTCCGAGACCAACCCGCACACGCGCCCGATGAGCATCTACGAACTCCACCTCGGATCGTGGCGGCCGGGCAGGGGCTACCGCGACGTCGCCGACGAACTCATCGAGTACCTGCACTGGCTCGGCTACACGCATGTCGAGTTCCTGCCGCTCGCCGAGCATCCGTTCGGCGGTTCGTGGGGCTACCAGGTCACCGGGTACTACGCGGCGACGAGCCGGTTCGGCTCCCCCGACGACCTGCGGTACCTCATCGACCGCCTGCACCAGGCGGGTATCGGCGTGATCATGGACTGGGTGCCCGGGCACTTCCCGAAGGACGCGTGGGCGCTCGCCCGGTTCGACGGCGAGGCCCTGTACGAGCACCCCGACCCCCGCCGAGGCGAGCAGAAAGACTGGGGCACCCACGTCTTCGACTTCGGCAACCCGCGGGTGCGCAACTTCCTCGTCGCGAACGCGCTGTTCTGGTTCGAGGAGTTCCACGTCGACGGGCTGCGGGTCGACGCCGTGGCATCCATGCTCTACCTCGACTACTCGCGCGAGCCGGGCGAATGGCTGCCCAACGTCTACGGCGGCCGCGAGCACCTCGAGGCGATCGGGTTCCTGCAGGAGGCGACCGCGACCGCGTACAAGCGCAACGCCGGCATCGTGATGATCGCCGAGGAGTCGACCTCGTGGCCGGGGGTCACGGCGCCGACCAGCTCGGGAGGCCTCGGCTTCGGCTACAAGTGGAACATGGGGTGGATGCACGACACCCTCGAGTACATCCAGAACGACCCGATGTACCGGTCGTACCACCACCACGACCTCACCTTCTCGTTCCTGTACGCGTTCAGTGAGCACTTCGTACTGCCGATCAGCCACGACGAGGTCGTGCACGGCAAGGGTTCGCTCGTGCACAAGATGCCCGGCGACCACTGGCAGCAGCTCGCGAACACCCGCGCCTACCTCGCGTACATGTGGGCGCACCCCGGCAAGCAGCTGCTGTTCATGGGGCAGGAGTTCGGCCAGCTCAGCGAGTGGAGCGAGGAGCGCGGGCTCGACTGGTGGATGCTCGACCAGCCCTCGCACCGCCAGCTCGCCGAGTTCGTGGGGGCACTCAACCGCACCTACCGCGACCTGCCCCAGCTCTGGGAGCTCGACGACGACTCCGACGGGTTCGAGTGGGTCGAGGGCGGCGCGGCGCAGGCGAACGTGATCGCGTTCCTGCGCTACGACCGGGCGCGCACGCCGCTGCTGTGCATCGTGAATTTCGCGGGCATGCCGCACGAGGGCTTCCGGCTGGGGGTTCCGGCGGCGGGTCGGTGGATCGAGATCCTGAACTCGGATGCCACGGAGTTCGGCGGCTCGGGCGTCGGCAACCTCGGCGCGGTCGAAGCGACGGATGCCCCGTGGGCCGGCCGGGCCGCATCGGCGACCTTCACGCTGCCGCCGCTGGGCGCGGTGTGGTTCCGCTTCGAAGGCTGA
- a CDS encoding maltotransferase domain-containing protein, which translates to MTTPTPLAGRIPVTRLTPAPLDDRWRPKAYEGEVVPFGATVFREGHDLVGAMLVLTAPSGEVVRERMRAVAPGTDRWEALARLDEIGVWRWHVTGFGDEIATWRHDAAIKIDAGVDVEVMYELGASLLDRAAAEKSRPIAARRRLTALASALRGDAASARSDASEASARRALLDDPVFGEFRDRPLARLVTDSAERELVVERRRAGVGSWYEFFPRSEGAKRRKDGSWQSGTFRTAAKRLDGVAAMGFDVVYLPPIHPIGVTNRKGRNNTLDPQPGDPGSPWAIGGPLADGTAGGHDAIHPDLGTLADFRAFVRRAAALGIDVALDLALQASPDHPWVTEHPEWFTRLPDGTIAYAENPPKKYQDIYPVNFDDDPDGIFAEVLRIVRHWIAQGVRIFRVDNPHTKPLWFWERLIAEVEAETPGVVFLAEAFTRPAPMQALAAVGFQQSYTYFTWRNTKEELEEYLVSLSRDTADFLRPNLFVNTPDILTEYLQFGGPAAFSVRATIAATAAPTWGVYAGFELFESVARPGAEEAIDNEKYEYKPRDFAAAEREGRSLALYLGILNRVRAEHPALQQLRNLHLHATDDAAVLAFSKHLDARFTGTGSDDTIIVVVNVDPHSVRETTVHLELEAIGLEPGASFEVEDLVDGARWSWGASNYVRLDAFTRPAHVLRVIREPAAARGRNARTEASARTAHPDAPPARRTRADATPARRTRSRRTASD; encoded by the coding sequence GTGACGACCCCGACCCCGCTCGCCGGGCGCATCCCGGTGACCCGGCTCACGCCGGCCCCCCTCGACGATCGCTGGCGCCCGAAGGCGTATGAGGGCGAGGTGGTGCCGTTCGGCGCGACCGTGTTCCGCGAGGGGCACGACCTCGTCGGAGCGATGCTCGTGCTCACGGCGCCGAGCGGCGAAGTGGTGCGCGAACGGATGCGGGCCGTGGCGCCGGGCACCGACCGGTGGGAAGCGCTTGCGCGGCTCGACGAGATCGGCGTGTGGCGCTGGCATGTCACGGGATTCGGCGACGAGATCGCGACCTGGCGGCACGACGCCGCCATCAAGATCGACGCCGGGGTCGACGTCGAGGTGATGTACGAGCTCGGCGCGAGCCTGCTCGACCGGGCCGCGGCCGAGAAGTCCCGGCCGATCGCGGCGCGACGGCGGCTCACCGCGCTCGCGAGCGCGCTGCGCGGCGACGCGGCATCCGCGAGATCGGATGCCTCCGAGGCATCCGCCCGACGCGCCCTGCTCGACGACCCGGTCTTCGGGGAGTTCCGCGACCGTCCGCTCGCGCGCCTCGTGACCGACTCCGCCGAACGCGAACTCGTCGTCGAGCGCCGCCGGGCCGGAGTCGGCAGCTGGTATGAGTTCTTCCCCCGATCCGAGGGCGCGAAGCGCCGAAAAGACGGGTCGTGGCAGTCGGGCACGTTCCGCACCGCGGCAAAGCGCCTCGACGGCGTCGCCGCGATGGGCTTCGATGTGGTGTACCTGCCGCCGATCCATCCGATCGGGGTGACGAATCGCAAAGGTCGCAACAACACGCTCGACCCGCAGCCCGGCGATCCGGGCTCGCCCTGGGCGATCGGCGGCCCGCTCGCCGACGGCACCGCGGGCGGCCATGACGCGATCCATCCCGACCTCGGTACGCTCGCCGACTTCCGCGCGTTCGTGCGCCGCGCGGCCGCGCTCGGCATCGATGTCGCGCTCGACCTCGCGCTGCAGGCCTCGCCCGACCATCCCTGGGTGACCGAGCACCCCGAGTGGTTCACCCGACTGCCCGACGGCACGATCGCCTACGCCGAGAACCCGCCGAAGAAGTACCAGGACATCTACCCGGTCAACTTCGACGACGACCCCGACGGCATCTTCGCCGAGGTGCTGCGCATCGTGCGGCACTGGATCGCCCAGGGTGTGCGCATCTTCCGCGTCGACAACCCGCACACGAAGCCGCTGTGGTTCTGGGAGCGGTTGATCGCGGAGGTCGAGGCCGAGACTCCCGGCGTGGTGTTCCTCGCCGAGGCGTTCACCCGGCCGGCGCCCATGCAGGCGCTCGCAGCGGTGGGGTTCCAGCAGTCGTACACCTACTTCACCTGGCGCAACACCAAGGAGGAGCTCGAAGAGTACCTCGTGTCGCTCAGCCGCGACACGGCCGACTTCCTGCGCCCGAACCTGTTCGTGAACACCCCCGACATCCTCACCGAGTACCTGCAGTTCGGCGGCCCGGCGGCATTCTCGGTACGCGCCACGATCGCCGCGACCGCGGCCCCGACCTGGGGCGTCTACGCGGGCTTCGAGCTGTTCGAATCCGTCGCCCGACCCGGCGCCGAAGAGGCCATCGACAACGAGAAGTACGAATACAAGCCGCGCGACTTCGCCGCCGCTGAGCGCGAGGGTCGGTCGCTCGCGCTCTACCTCGGCATCCTCAACCGCGTCCGAGCCGAGCATCCGGCGCTGCAGCAGCTGCGCAATCTGCACCTGCACGCCACCGACGACGCCGCGGTGCTCGCGTTCTCGAAGCACCTCGACGCTCGGTTCACCGGCACCGGGTCGGATGACACCATCATCGTCGTGGTGAACGTCGACCCGCACTCGGTGCGCGAGACGACCGTGCACCTCGAGCTCGAGGCGATCGGACTCGAGCCCGGCGCCTCGTTCGAGGTGGAGGACCTCGTCGACGGCGCCCGATGGAGCTGGGGGGCGTCGAACTACGTTCGACTCGACGCCTTCACCCGACCGGCCCACGTGCTGCGGGTCATCCGCGAACCGGCCGCGGCCCGCGGCCGCAACGCCCGCACCGAGGCATCCGCCCGCACCGCGCACCCCGACGCACCGCCCGCCCGCCGCACCCGCGCCGACGCAACGCCCGCCCGCCGCACCCGTTCCCGGAGGACCGCCAGTGACTGA
- the glgP gene encoding alpha-glucan family phosphorylase has translation MKPIRKFTVRAVVPAPLAALEELAGNLRWSWHEPTRRLFEHIDPEAWVRSGRDPVAFLGEVDPTRLDELAADEGYVAWAERERSDLREYLTAPRWYQGLGEDAPKAIAYFSPEFGITEALPQYSGGLGILAGDHLKAASDLGVPIVGVGLFYKAGYFAQSISADGWQQERYPVQDPDGLPLSVLRRPDGTAVDVVLALPDDRALTARVWRAEVGRVPLLLLDTDVPANDDDLRSVTDRLYGGGGEHRLLQELLLGIGGVRAVRAWTEIAGKPSPEVFHMNEGHAGFLGLERISELIGHGAPFDVALQYVRAGTVFTTHTPVPAGIDRFDRALVERYLTPMLLPGVDPADALALGVEPGADLATSAFNMAVMGLRLAQHANGVSKLHGEVSRRMFGTLWPGFDADEVPITSVTNGVHSPTWTDPSLRSLAERVLGTADAEHADWLSASLEDSELWAVKRRMRQHLVEDARRRLVAAWGEQHSGAPAPEWVHRVLDPDVLTVGFARRVPTYKRLTLMLQDPDRLRALLTDPERPVQFVVAGKSHPADDEGKRLIQQLVRFAQEPGLRERIVFLPDYDMGMAATLYPGCDVWLNNPLRPLEACGTSGMKAAMNGALNLSILDGWWAEFAEEDYGWVIPSADQAGDAAERDALEATALYDLLEHRIAPRYYDRNSDGVPGEWIRMLRRTLSTLAPELGADRMVREYVDRLYRHAARHVAAVGADNARGARDLAAFGTRLRAAWPGVHVVHVESGGVESPHVGDQLQLRAYVDLGSLDPDDVSVEVVYGRGRADDTLDAVRRATLELVPGSGGQAGVARVYAGSVVLDRAGSFGYTVRVIPKHPLLLSAAELGLVAVAE, from the coding sequence GTGAAGCCGATCCGCAAGTTCACCGTCCGGGCGGTCGTCCCCGCCCCGCTCGCCGCACTCGAGGAGCTCGCCGGCAACCTGCGCTGGTCATGGCACGAGCCGACCCGTCGGCTCTTCGAGCACATCGACCCCGAGGCCTGGGTGCGGTCGGGGCGCGACCCCGTCGCGTTCCTCGGCGAGGTGGACCCGACCCGGCTCGACGAACTCGCGGCCGACGAGGGGTACGTCGCATGGGCCGAGCGCGAACGCAGCGACCTGCGCGAGTACCTCACGGCACCGCGCTGGTACCAGGGCCTCGGCGAGGACGCCCCGAAGGCGATCGCATACTTCTCGCCCGAGTTCGGCATCACCGAGGCGCTGCCGCAGTACTCGGGCGGCCTCGGCATCCTCGCGGGCGACCACCTCAAGGCCGCGAGCGACCTCGGCGTCCCGATCGTCGGCGTCGGGCTGTTCTACAAGGCCGGGTACTTCGCGCAGTCGATCTCGGCCGACGGGTGGCAGCAGGAGCGCTACCCCGTGCAGGATCCCGACGGACTTCCGCTGTCGGTGCTGCGCCGACCCGACGGCACGGCTGTCGACGTCGTGCTCGCATTGCCCGACGACCGGGCGCTCACCGCACGCGTCTGGCGCGCCGAGGTCGGGCGGGTGCCGCTGTTGCTGCTCGACACCGATGTCCCGGCGAACGACGACGATCTGCGCTCGGTCACCGACCGGCTCTACGGCGGCGGGGGCGAGCATCGATTGCTGCAGGAGCTGCTGCTCGGCATCGGCGGCGTCCGCGCGGTGCGGGCCTGGACCGAGATCGCGGGCAAGCCCTCGCCCGAGGTCTTCCACATGAACGAGGGCCACGCCGGATTCCTCGGCCTCGAGCGGATCTCGGAGCTGATCGGGCACGGCGCGCCGTTCGACGTCGCGCTGCAGTACGTGCGCGCCGGCACCGTGTTCACCACCCACACGCCCGTGCCGGCCGGAATCGACCGGTTCGACCGTGCCCTGGTCGAGCGCTACCTCACCCCGATGCTGCTGCCCGGCGTCGACCCGGCCGACGCGCTCGCGCTCGGCGTCGAACCCGGAGCCGACCTCGCGACGAGCGCGTTCAACATGGCCGTCATGGGGCTGCGCCTGGCCCAGCACGCGAACGGCGTGTCGAAGCTGCACGGCGAGGTCAGCCGGCGCATGTTCGGCACCCTCTGGCCGGGCTTCGATGCCGACGAGGTGCCGATCACCTCGGTCACGAACGGCGTGCACTCGCCCACCTGGACCGACCCGTCCCTGCGCTCGCTCGCCGAGCGGGTGCTCGGCACCGCCGACGCCGAGCACGCCGACTGGTTGAGCGCCTCGCTCGAGGATTCCGAGCTCTGGGCGGTGAAGCGCCGCATGCGCCAGCACCTCGTCGAGGACGCTCGACGGCGCCTCGTTGCGGCGTGGGGCGAGCAGCACTCGGGTGCACCCGCCCCCGAGTGGGTGCACCGAGTGCTGGACCCCGACGTGCTCACGGTCGGATTCGCCCGGCGCGTGCCGACCTACAAGCGCCTCACCCTCATGCTGCAGGATCCCGATCGACTGCGGGCGCTGCTCACCGACCCCGAACGACCGGTGCAGTTCGTCGTCGCAGGCAAGTCGCACCCGGCCGACGACGAAGGCAAGCGACTCATCCAGCAGCTCGTGCGCTTCGCCCAGGAGCCCGGTTTGCGCGAGCGCATCGTGTTCCTGCCCGACTACGACATGGGCATGGCGGCGACCCTGTACCCGGGCTGCGACGTGTGGCTGAACAACCCGCTCCGCCCGCTCGAGGCGTGCGGCACCTCGGGCATGAAGGCCGCGATGAACGGCGCGCTCAACTTGTCCATCCTCGACGGCTGGTGGGCCGAGTTCGCCGAGGAGGACTACGGCTGGGTCATCCCGTCCGCCGATCAGGCGGGTGACGCGGCCGAGCGCGACGCGCTCGAGGCGACCGCGCTCTACGACCTGCTCGAGCATCGCATCGCTCCGCGCTACTACGACCGCAACAGCGACGGCGTTCCGGGGGAGTGGATCCGGATGCTCCGCCGCACGCTGTCGACGCTCGCGCCCGAACTCGGCGCCGACCGGATGGTGCGCGAGTACGTCGACCGGCTCTACCGCCACGCCGCACGGCACGTCGCCGCGGTCGGCGCCGACAACGCGCGCGGAGCGCGCGATCTCGCGGCGTTCGGCACGCGGCTGCGCGCGGCATGGCCCGGGGTTCACGTCGTGCACGTCGAGTCGGGCGGAGTCGAGAGCCCGCACGTCGGCGACCAGCTGCAGTTGCGCGCGTACGTCGACCTCGGCTCGCTCGACCCCGACGACGTGTCGGTCGAGGTCGTGTACGGCCGCGGTCGCGCCGACGACACGCTCGACGCGGTGCGCCGGGCGACGCTCGAGCTCGTGCCCGGCTCCGGCGGTCAGGCCGGTGTCGCGCGCGTCTACGCCGGCTCGGTCGTACTCGACCGCGCGGGATCGTTCGGGTACACGGTGCGCGTCATCCCGAAGCATCCGCTGCTGCTGAGCGCCGCCGAACTCGGGCTCGTCGCCGTCGCGGAATAG
- the ybaK gene encoding Cys-tRNA(Pro) deacylase produces MARRSDAAASAGTPATVALQRAGIAFVPRAYEHDPRATAYGLEAAEKLGIEPERVFKTLLVAVDDGLAVGIVPVAEQLDLKALAGAVGGKRAELADPAVAERKTGYVVGGISPIGQKTALPTVLDESAILCETILVSGGRRGFDLELAPDDLLTVTGGRYAPIARAR; encoded by the coding sequence ATGGCCCGGCGATCGGATGCCGCGGCGAGCGCCGGCACGCCGGCCACCGTCGCACTCCAGCGGGCCGGAATCGCCTTCGTGCCCCGCGCCTACGAGCATGATCCGCGTGCGACCGCGTACGGGCTCGAGGCCGCCGAGAAGCTCGGCATCGAGCCCGAACGGGTGTTCAAGACGCTGCTGGTCGCGGTCGACGACGGCCTCGCGGTCGGCATCGTGCCGGTCGCCGAGCAGCTCGACCTGAAGGCGCTCGCGGGCGCTGTCGGCGGCAAGCGCGCCGAACTGGCCGACCCAGCGGTCGCCGAGCGCAAGACCGGGTACGTGGTCGGCGGCATCAGTCCGATCGGGCAGAAGACGGCGTTGCCGACCGTGCTCGACGAATCGGCGATCCTGTGCGAGACGATCCTCGTGTCGGGCGGGCGGCGAGGGTTCGACCTCGAGCTGGCCCCTGACGACCTGCTCACGGTCACGGGCGGGCGGTACGCGCCGATCGCGCGGGCGCGCTGA
- the glgX gene encoding glycogen debranching protein GlgX: protein MPEAAARTSTDVLRDLGVLPTRDGGSIRVWSGNADSVELEVYAPGDVAWAVDRVALERDEHGVWSGSSGALVEGAGYGLRVDGPSGIEHAFNPAQTLLDPYARGLVAAGPRAYRGVVLGGLGPEASVGSLDAKPRVPLDRTVVYELHVRGYSRANPAVPAELRGTYAGLAHDASIEHLHRLGVTTVELLPVHAFVSEDRLIRQGKVNYWGYNTLAFFAPHAGYATAAAQAGGAAAVRREFAEMVSKLHEAGLEVVLDVVYNHTAEEGRTGPTHSFRGIDNSGYYRHDAHGRYVDTTGCGNTLDAGHEPVAQLVLDSMRYWAGELGIDGFRLDLAATLGRDRNATFTSDHPLLRGMLDDPVVGATKLIAEPWDVGPGGWQTGSFPAGFSEWNDRYRDRMRDFWLGDLRRERESGSAGSGIGRFATRLAGSENTFAHDRGPLASLNFITAHDGFTLADLTAYDVKHNLGNGEGNRDGTDENRSYNHGVEGPTDDLAIRAARRRSIRNLLGTLLLSAGVPMLTAGDEIARTQRGNNNAYCHDSELTWLSWQLDADERSLRDTVARLIRLRAENPALRPVRYGRFGETVPSASQMDWYNADGETMTIDDWNSPAERTLQYLAASTPEHEPFNRILLVVHARDAETEVILPEHEGVDHYTLLWDSASETPATAAEEQRPGDRVEVSGLSMQLYRADGVA, encoded by the coding sequence ATGCCCGAAGCCGCTGCCCGTACGTCCACCGACGTGCTGCGAGACCTGGGGGTGCTCCCGACGCGCGACGGCGGGTCGATCCGGGTGTGGAGCGGCAACGCCGACTCGGTCGAGCTCGAGGTGTACGCACCGGGTGACGTCGCCTGGGCGGTCGACCGGGTGGCGCTCGAGCGCGACGAGCACGGCGTGTGGTCGGGGTCGTCGGGGGCACTGGTCGAGGGCGCCGGTTATGGCCTGCGGGTCGACGGCCCGTCGGGCATCGAGCACGCGTTCAATCCCGCGCAGACCCTGCTCGATCCGTACGCGCGGGGGCTCGTCGCCGCTGGTCCCCGTGCCTACCGCGGCGTGGTGCTCGGGGGCCTGGGGCCCGAGGCATCCGTGGGATCGCTCGATGCGAAGCCGCGCGTGCCGCTCGACCGCACCGTGGTGTACGAACTGCATGTGCGCGGCTACAGCCGGGCCAACCCGGCGGTGCCGGCAGAGCTGCGCGGTACCTACGCGGGGCTCGCCCACGACGCGTCGATCGAGCATCTGCACCGGCTCGGCGTGACGACCGTCGAATTGCTGCCGGTGCACGCGTTCGTCAGCGAAGACCGGCTCATCCGCCAGGGCAAGGTCAACTACTGGGGCTACAACACCCTGGCCTTCTTCGCCCCGCACGCCGGGTACGCGACCGCCGCCGCGCAGGCCGGCGGCGCGGCGGCCGTGCGGCGCGAGTTCGCCGAGATGGTGTCGAAGCTGCACGAGGCGGGCCTCGAGGTCGTGCTCGACGTGGTGTACAACCACACCGCCGAAGAGGGGCGCACCGGGCCGACGCACAGCTTCCGCGGCATCGACAACTCGGGCTACTACCGTCACGACGCGCACGGCCGGTACGTCGACACCACGGGCTGCGGCAACACGCTCGACGCCGGCCACGAACCCGTCGCCCAGCTCGTGCTCGACTCGATGCGGTACTGGGCGGGCGAACTCGGCATCGACGGGTTCCGTCTCGACCTCGCGGCCACCCTCGGGCGCGACCGCAACGCGACCTTCACGTCCGACCATCCGCTGCTGCGCGGCATGCTCGACGACCCGGTCGTCGGGGCGACGAAGCTCATCGCCGAGCCGTGGGACGTCGGCCCGGGCGGGTGGCAGACCGGCAGCTTTCCGGCCGGGTTCAGCGAGTGGAACGACCGGTACCGCGATCGGATGCGCGACTTCTGGCTCGGCGACCTGCGACGAGAGCGCGAGAGCGGCTCGGCCGGCAGCGGCATCGGGCGGTTCGCGACCCGGCTCGCCGGTTCCGAGAACACGTTCGCGCACGATCGCGGGCCGCTCGCGAGTCTCAACTTCATCACCGCGCACGACGGGTTCACGCTCGCCGACCTCACCGCGTACGACGTGAAGCACAACCTGGGCAACGGCGAGGGCAACCGCGACGGCACCGACGAGAACCGCTCGTACAACCACGGCGTCGAGGGGCCGACCGACGACCTCGCCATCCGCGCGGCGCGGCGGCGGAGCATCCGCAACCTGCTCGGCACCCTGCTGCTCTCGGCCGGCGTGCCGATGCTGACCGCCGGCGACGAGATCGCGCGCACGCAGCGCGGCAACAACAACGCCTACTGCCACGACTCCGAGCTGACGTGGCTGTCGTGGCAGCTCGACGCCGACGAGCGGTCGCTGCGCGACACGGTCGCCCGGCTCATCCGCCTGCGCGCCGAGAACCCGGCACTGCGTCCCGTGCGCTACGGCCGGTTCGGCGAGACGGTGCCGAGTGCGAGCCAGATGGACTGGTACAACGCCGACGGCGAGACCATGACCATCGACGACTGGAACTCCCCGGCCGAGCGCACGCTGCAGTACCTCGCCGCCTCGACGCCCGAGCACGAGCCGTTCAACCGCATCCTGCTCGTGGTGCACGCGCGCGACGCCGAGACCGAGGTGATCCTGCCCGAACACGAGGGGGTCGACCACTACACCCTGCTGTGGGACTCGGCGAGCGAGACGCCGGCCACGGCCGCCGAGGAGCAGCGGCCCGGCGACCGCGTCGAGGTGTCGGGCCTGTCGATGCAGCTGTATCGGGCCGACGGCGTGGCCTGA